DNA from Pseudomonas putida:
GAGCAGCGCACCGGCTACATGGGCCCACAGGAGTGCGCGTCGAAATCGGCACCGGTCCCCAACATTCTGTTCAAGTCGGACTCGGTACATTGATCGAACTCGCTCGTGGCTCTCTGAGCAAGATGGCGGTGCGCCTGGAAGCACCGGTTGTCCAATACGCCTTTCGCCTGGGTGAGGAGCAGGTGCCGGTCAATCCGCTGATCGGCAAGACCTTGCGCCTGGAGTACCTCGGCGCCATCCACTGCACCCATTGCGGCAAGCGCACCAAGACCAGCTTCAGCCAGGGTTACTGCTACCCGTGCATGACCAAGCTGGCCCAGTGCGATGTCTGCATCATGGCCCCGGAAAAATGCCATTACGACGCCGGTACCTGCCGCGAGCCGTCGTGGGGCGAGCAGTTCTGCATGACCGACCACGTGGTGTACCTGGCCAACTCCTCGGGCATCAAGGTCGGCATCACCCGCGCCACCCAGCTGCCCACCCGCTGGCTCGACCAGGGGGCCAGCCAGGCCTTGCCGATCCTGCGCGTGGCCACCCGGCAACAGTCCGGCCTGGTCGAGGACTTGCTACGCAGTCAGGTTCCGGATCGCACCAACTGGCGCGCGCTGCTCAAGGGCGACGCCGAGGTGCTCGACCTGCCGGCCATCCGCGAACAGATCTTCGACGCCTGCGCCGATGGGCTGCGGGGCTTGCAGGAGCGCTTTGGCCTGCAGGCGATCCAGCCGCTGGCCGATGCCGAAGTGGTCCAGATGCGCTACCCGGTCGAGGCCTACCCGAAAAAGATCGTCAGCTTCAACCTGGACAAGGACCCCGTGGCCGAAGGCACGCTGTTGGGCATCAAGGGCCAGTACCTGATCTTCGACACCGGCGTGATCAACATTCGCAAGTACACGGCCTACCAATTGGCCGTGCACCAGTAAAAGGACCAGCACGATGCGTACCGAACAACCGCAAGTGATCTACCTCAAGGATTACCAGGCGCCCGAGTACCTGATCGACGAGACGCACCTGACGTTCGAGTTGTTCGAGGATCACAGCCTGGTCCATGCGCAGTTGGTCATGCGCCGCAACCCGGCCCGGGGCGCCGGCCTGCCGCCGCTGGTGCTCGATGGCCAGCAGCTGGAACTGCTGAGCGTGCAGTTGGATGACCAGGCGCTGGCCGCCGACGACTACCAGCTCGACGACGACAGCCTGACCGTGCAGCCCAAGGCCGAGCGGTTCACCCTCGACACCAGCGTGAAGATCCATCCCGAGAGCAACACCGCGCTCGAAGGCCTGTACAAGTCCGGCAAGATGTTCTGCACCCAGTGCGAGGCCGAGGGGTTTCGCAAGATCACCTACTACCTAGACCGCCCGGATGTGATGAGCACCTTCACCACCACGGTGATCGCCGAACAGCATCGCTACCCGGTGCTGCTGAGCAACGGCAACCCGATCGGCAGCGGTCCAGCCGAAGACGGCCGTCACTGGGCGACCT
Protein-coding regions in this window:
- a CDS encoding DUF2797 domain-containing protein, with product MIELARGSLSKMAVRLEAPVVQYAFRLGEEQVPVNPLIGKTLRLEYLGAIHCTHCGKRTKTSFSQGYCYPCMTKLAQCDVCIMAPEKCHYDAGTCREPSWGEQFCMTDHVVYLANSSGIKVGITRATQLPTRWLDQGASQALPILRVATRQQSGLVEDLLRSQVPDRTNWRALLKGDAEVLDLPAIREQIFDACADGLRGLQERFGLQAIQPLADAEVVQMRYPVEAYPKKIVSFNLDKDPVAEGTLLGIKGQYLIFDTGVINIRKYTAYQLAVHQ